A stretch of DNA from Xyrauchen texanus isolate HMW12.3.18 chromosome 36, RBS_HiC_50CHRs, whole genome shotgun sequence:
AGCAATGTGATCATATCACATTTTAATGACTGTGCTGAATATCACTTGGACTTTTGGtaatataattatgttctcatctcaaacataaatgtattaagttgatTTCTAGTGTACTAGTTTATTAATTCAATAGAGCTGATTTCCCCTTTTTTCTGTATATACTTGTTGAAAGTGTGATGATGTTATTACGACttgattttaaagtgtttaatttatagatttttggattcttattttaataaagtattctTATGATGTTTAATAGTACATtatcaacaatatatatatatatatatatatatatatatatatatatatatatatatatatatatatatatatatatatatatactgatcagccacaacattaaaaccacctgcctaatattgtgtaggtccccctcgtgctgccaaaacagcgcccaacctatttttctcaccacaattgtacagagccattatctgagttaccatatacTTTGACAGtttgaacaagtctggccattctcagggttggtggtttgattccctgcccacatgactccacatgccgaagtgtccttgggcaagacactgaaccccaagttgctcccaatggcaggctagtgccttgcatggaagctctgccatcattgtgtgtgtgaatgggtgaacgagatgcagtgtaaagcgctttgattaatgctaaggttaaaaaggtgctataagtgcagaccatttgtggtaactcagataacggttctgtacaattgtggtgagaagaatagcatcccagaatgctgttcccagatgcagtttgcccttgttttggtggcacgagagggacctacacaatattaggaagtTTGTATTAATGTTAGTGTCTGATTAATGTATATGGATGTGTTTAGAGAAATGCatacaataacacattaaaagttatttattGTTCAAGTTATCATTTACACACATTAATGAGGTACTCAAAAGGCACCTGATTTGTAGAATGACtctgaattaaatgtaaatgatgctATGGGCTGAGAGTATTGAGGctgttgttaataataataatttatatttggtGCATTTAATTTCCTACCACCATATTACCATGATATCTTCGTTGGTTTGTTGCCCTGGATCATTTGAATGTATCTTATCACTGAAGTTTTTAAAGTACTTAAGCCAATATGAAATGGAAGCCACTAAAGAACTGTTTTTATACCGTCAGTCATTGTCAAACAAATTATTTTGCGTTAATTTTGAATAGGAGCCACTCACTGCTGAAGTCTAATCAACTTTTATTTAACCTTTGTTTACTGCAGGTCTTATCACTAGTAGTCAGTCGCTGGCTTATGCCATCAGTAAGTTCATAAGTGGTGTGCTGTCCGATCAGATCAGTGCACGATGGCTTTTCTCTATTGGGCTGTTTACGGTGGGTGGCATCAACATGATTTTCTCCCTGTCCTCCTCGGTTGCGGTGTTCGCAGGCCTGTGGTTTCTGAATGGACTGGGTCAGGGTTTGGGTTGGCCACCATGTGCAAAAGTACTGCGAAAGGTATGGTATGTCTTTTTATGATAATATTGTGGTATGCCTTAGTGGGTAGACTTACTGATGTCCATATTCTTTTTGATTAGTGGTTTGAGCCATCTCAGTTTGGGACGTGGTGGGCAGTGCTGTCCTGCAGTATGAATTTGGCTGGGGGTCTAGGGCCCATCATTGCCACACTGATGGCTCAGAGCTACAGCTGGAGGTCCACGCTGTCCATCTCGGGCCTGACCTGTGTGGTCATGTCCATCTTCTGCCTGCTTGTTATCCGAAATGAGCCCAGTGAGGTTGGCCTGCCCAATATTGAAGCTGGTGCAAAGAAAGGAAAAGGAGGTATGGTGCCTTCAAAATTCACACAATTGCACATACATTTTGCATTTAAGAGGTATGGCAAAATTAAAATTGAccctgtttactttcttaattcaAGTTTCTGGTCATACTGTGCACGAATCTTCACCTAACCCATTTTAGGGCTAAGGTGGgacaaaaatacatgtattaaaaGCCCAGATGTCCAATAAGTAACCACATGCAGATCAAAAGGAAATAACACTCACAAAGCTCCTGTAGACTCCCAGAAAAGcacagcacatgctctctgtgCCCCAAAATAATTTAGAGCCTCTCGTCCAATTGGTcttttccagaagtattttttaacataaaaattttGCATATCCTTTTCCAaaaatcctccataaaagagCTGTAAGCCATGGACCTTAACAACCAGCTCctaagtgaatcacaacattacaaactttcttTTGAGGCTaaaaaattagacaaaaagaCAATTTCTGTGTATTTACCGTCTTTAATGAGGGCACGGACTACAATTCCAATTCCTCGTTTCACGAGCTTTGTTGGCcccggttctctgattggtggatctttctctgctgaacCACGGGTAGTTTAGTTGTTTACCAAAAATTTcgcaaacatgatttttaaacaataaagggGAAATAACTCAGACTTATGGCTTAAATGGAACCATATACTGTACCACCGATGAAGTAACTCAGAGCTTATAATAGGATTTGTCTTATCATGTTTTTAAGTAATCATTGAAAGTCAATTCGactgaatggtgacaaaaacatccagtgagcggcagttctgcagatggaatcTTCTTTTTGATGAGAGGGGTCAATGGAGAATTTCAAGACTGGttcagctgacagaaaggctacggtaactcagataacctctctgtacaattgtagtgagcagaatagcctCTCAGAATGCACAATCCGCCTCAAGGTTACAAAAGCAGGAGagcacatcgggcactttatcaggaccatagtgttccttataaagtgctttGTGAGTGAAGCCATTCTGGTATGGAATACCCACCTTTCATGATCCACCCTCCATTTTCACttagaaatacatcacattacaaaagtaaaatgggttgtgaaggATGGTTTTTAGAATTTGTCATACTAGGCACATTGTGCCAGTTTACTAGGGTAAGCTTTATTAAAGTTGGTCATTTCCATCATTTATGAGCTTGCGAATGTGTGCATtagatcaattatttatttagcacTTTGAAGAATGAACTATTGGACCAAAACAGAGTGCGGAGGggtgtgttttactgtgtgttaGTACATGTTTTTTCTGGTCACTCTGGCTGAACTAATGGACTCTGAATCAATTTGTCCATGTGCACAAACCAAAGTATACTGTTTGCACAccaaatacagttgttcattttgATTTATTATCTGCCTGTATCTGAATTTCAGGCTCCAGCAAAGATGATAGCACATTCAAAGAATTCATTCTCTCCCCATATCTGTGGGTGTTATCATCGGGCTACTTGGTGGTGTTTGGGGTCAAGACAGCTTATACTGACTGGGGACAACTTTTCCTTATCCAGGACAAGGGCCAGTCAACACTAATGGGTATTTAAAGTCCATGTTTACTACATGCTTTGCTGATACATTTCATAATTCATGTGTAAAAACAGTAAAGCCCTTTGGGGTTCAATGTTGTAATCTTTAAATATATTCTGTTTTAGACTCTCGGTTCTTGGCCTAAAATTTGCATCTATGTTCATTTTCACAGGCAGTTCTTTTATGAGTGCTCTAGAAATGGGAGGACTGATGGGTAGTTTAGCAGCAGGATACCTGTCAGACAGGGCCGTGGCAAAGGTACGTTTGCAATGTTacaattgctcatacttaggcCACCTTATGAGGGATCTCGTTCCCAAAATATTAAGGAAGCTGTATCTCTTACCCTAAGTTTTAAACAGAATTATACCTTAATGACACCTCGAGTTTTTAAGGAGGGTACATTATTTCAGATTGTTTCTCAATTCTGTTTTATTGGCAGCAAGGACTGCGCAGGTATGGCAACCCTCGCCATGGTCTCTTGCTCTCTATGATGGCTGGGATGTGTGTCTCAATGTACCTCTTCCGTACCACTGTCACAGCACACAGCTCAAATGTAAGCTTACGATCACTTCAGCCCTTATATTGTATGTTATTAATGAACATTTAACATTAGTGTTTGTGCCATGTCTTACAGTGTTATttaatgtacttttattttaattcacaCCCAGGTCTGGATACTTCTGTTGGGTGCAGCTTTTGGCTTCTCCTCATATGGACCGATTGCATTATTTGGAGTTCTTGCGAATGAGAGTGCTCCATCAAACTACTGCGGAACCTCTCATGCCATTGTTGCCTTGATGGCAAATGGTAATCTTCTGAATTTACAACCAGTTGTATCTCTACTACAAAAGCATTATTTTATATGAAGATACTTATGTGACCTGCTCCATTATTTTGAGTTGTATGCACTAAAGTGAGAAGGAAAGTCTgcctacatttaaattaatacattaatatctGAATGGTTTGGAGTTGAGCAAATACAGACATTGTGACTCAATATTATGGAACGAATCACATTTTGATGCAAAATTCAACCTAAATTATACAAATTTCAGAaacttatttcaaataaatatatacatatatttagtcCCAGAGGATATCAATTTATTTGTATGGTTGTTTTGTTGGCAGTTGGTGGTTTTCTCTCAGGGTTGCCTTTTGGGACCATTGCCAAACACTATGGATGGAACTCAGCTTTCTGGGTAGCAGAAGTAAGCTGTACTGTCACCACGGTTGGATACTTCCTGCTTCGAAACATCCGCACCAAGATGGGAAATGTACCCAAGAAAACTGACTGAACATTAGAGTATTATTTAAGTGTCTTTATACTACTTTTTAAGATACCAATGGCACAACCCATAAAGTCTGTAAAATATGAATGGATTCACAATAGAAGTAGAAAAGGACTTTCATTGTTTGAAGGCTTTTGTAATACTATCATTGACAACTGCAAGTTACATCAGCACCTTTCCCAGGACTTTCCTttgcatatcgtcaccttccttaAATAATGTCCCAAGtaattttttgacaattttttttttttgcctaaatcatctcctcatgatgctggccacctCTGGTAAAATCACCTACATCCTCAGTTGATACAGATCATGCAATTCTACCCCTGTATTATAACGGCCTATGTCAAGAGTGTGACTTAGGCTGTTTTATTTTGCCTAACTCAAAAGACAATGTGACTTGTGGCAATTTTACAAGCTTTTCAAGATGGCCGCTGCTTCAAGAAGAACGAAAATCTACAGCTCTACAACTGAAATTATTTCCATAATTCAGGGCTCGTACCCTATTGGTAAGTGATGAGGTTTACTTTATGACACCTCATCTTTATGCTTTATTGTTGACAAAGTTGAAGGTTTAAAATTTCTTAAGTCACAAAGGCATGTTCAAAAATTCATTCATCTTATGTTACATAATTGACACACATTGTTATTAGTATGTCAATAGTCATCTATTGTCATAACCTTTTTGAgtgaaattattaataaatatcatatatttaatatttggttgacACTTGGGACATAATTTCAGGAAGGTGACGAAATTAAATATGTGCAATACCAGTTTCACTTGATATCTTTTTATAGATATCTGAAAATCCACTTTTAAGACTTTCCATTTTATATTTACCAATGTGCAAAATAGGATACCATGTTGTGGACATTGCTTTCATAAGcaaattttgttatttattctgtattcaTCTTTCAAATGGATGGCAGTTTTTATAACTGTTCTGATCTCTATAGACTTACATTGCAAAATGGTACAATTTACTGTTTATTAATGTATGGGAACCCCATTTCCTCAAACTTATTAACAAACTGCCCAACTGATCACTTTCAGATCTTTAACAAGTCCTACCTCTGTATCTGTGTGGCATTACAAATTCATAAAAGTCTATGATGCAATACGTAACATTGTGTTATATCACATGACTGTTTAATAGTACATTTAAAtgagtttatatacattttattttattttgtaagacTCACATTATGCTGAACTTCTTTGCATGTGCATTATATGATTGCACTGTTTGAGCTTTATTTGAATTTTTAGCTACTTTTACATTTGACATGGTGCCAATATGCGATTTTTGGGGCGCCATTTTGAACTTAAGGGTGGGCAAGGGGTTGTCTTTTCATGGACTGGGAAGAGGATGtcagaaaaatctaaattttagACTTGGCCATGTGGTACAGTATACTTCAAAACTCCATACCACATCATCATATTCCACTTAACGAAAACAAATtccatatttataacatttggaTAGATGCCAGGAAACATTAAATTTTTATGAACAATACATTATGTAGCCAAACTCAAGAGTTGATCATTTAGACATTCTGCATAAGAGCTCATTTACAGTTTTCATTATAAACAACTTAAACTGTGTCCATATACATTATTTACAACAGGTTCATCAAATCTTTTTTCTCACTGCAAATTTGGGATTTATCATActtgaaaagaaagtgaattaaTGTAAAAGTCATTGTGGATTTAAACTCTATTCACTTCTTTGACCTTAATGAAAAGTGTTGTTTCTCTTTCTTTAAATCTTAACAGTAAGCATTATGCTAATGCCAGCAATTCAACCATTTTTTTCAGGACAAGGTTGATAACAGAAATTCTAGAAATCCCATCAGATAGATGAAAAAACATATATGTTCAGTTCAGGAGCCTGGTCCAAATGCACCAGCTTTCTCTGCTATTTCCAGGGCACTCTTCAGATTTTGGTCAAAAAGCTCACATCTGAAAGAAATCCAGTACAATTTTTGTTATACAAAACACCTCGCTGATGGGTGGCATCACAAATCTACCCCACCCCCCCCCAATAAATCCCTTGCAAGACACAAGAAAGACTTTTAGTTCAACATTGTGTCCTACGATCACAAGAAGGTgcaacaaatcaatataaaccaAACAGCATCGTGTTGTAGCAATTGTTAATTGCAAAGAACATATCTGGCTGTTAACAAATGTGCATAAAATGACAGTCAAAAGATTTACCCAGTTCATATTCTCAAATAAAAGTCAAACAAGTCAAGAaatgcttcaatagacagttTTATGTTAACTTAGTAtttagcatgtttaatacaattgCTTATGTATTACTTGCTTATGTTAACTTAATATATATTAGCCTATATCAGTGCCATAGTACAAGGACTCAAGCATAATACCAGCGGAAACATTTTCAGCTGTATACGTACCTCATGCTTTTACAGTGAgatactgataatagaataaagCACTGTCAAGATATAACCGCCAAAGACCTCCACTTCTGGGGGCCATTCACTCCGAAtgcttttgtcttttttatgttAGAATGatctagacggacatctttgaacATTGTGTAGTTTCTTGCGGTTTCTCAGGCAGTAACGACGCATTTTTTTAATGCTCTGTCAATTTAAAGGCGAAGTACAGTACGCacattttttatgtcaaaatacgTTTTACTATCCCAGTTTGACAATTATAAGCAAGCCATTTGTGGGTTTACTCCCCCAAAAGTAAGCATCGGGTCTCCCAGGCATTAGGGCTGCCACTAACGATTACTTTGATAATCgcttaatctaacgattattgtaacaattaatcattagctattAACCTaatattctgcttgtgtcccgatgtaaaaggttgtattaaacatgctaactaacaatagaggacaaaatcatcttttaaaaatacctctaaatgacattaaagggaaaaaataatttttattaagtttaattcagtaaagaaattcactacaAACAATCTTACtgttataaagtgtttttgtcttgttttctattttaatatgatatttagacttgctttaagagaatgtctcttaaatatacagtaagtatattttgtatagaagtgtatatttttcacttggttatatttctgcgagtgcagtaaagactaaatatacttatatgcaagatctattctctaaatatcttatatgcagcttctcaggtgaatgcatcttttttaaaaggatttgtagatatttataaatatttgtatttttaatattatattcaacattctccgata
This window harbors:
- the LOC127629932 gene encoding glucose-6-phosphate exchanger SLC37A4-like encodes the protein MAKSGYGYYRATIFLAMFVGYTLYYFNRKTFSFVMPSIMQEITLDKDDLGLITSSQSLAYAISKFISGVLSDQISARWLFSIGLFTVGGINMIFSLSSSVAVFAGLWFLNGLGQGLGWPPCAKVLRKWFEPSQFGTWWAVLSCSMNLAGGLGPIIATLMAQSYSWRSTLSISGLTCVVMSIFCLLVIRNEPSEVGLPNIEAGAKKGKGGSSKDDSTFKEFILSPYLWVLSSGYLVVFGVKTAYTDWGQLFLIQDKGQSTLMGSSFMSALEMGGLMGSLAAGYLSDRAVAKQGLRRYGNPRHGLLLSMMAGMCVSMYLFRTTVTAHSSNVWILLLGAAFGFSSYGPIALFGVLANESAPSNYCGTSHAIVALMANVGGFLSGLPFGTIAKHYGWNSAFWVAEVSCTVTTVGYFLLRNIRTKMGNVPKKTD